One segment of Raphanus sativus cultivar WK10039 unplaced genomic scaffold, ASM80110v3 Scaffold2237, whole genome shotgun sequence DNA contains the following:
- the LOC108862608 gene encoding RPM1-interacting protein 4, with protein MAERSNVPKFGNWEGEENVPYTAYFEKARKGRAAPGSRVTNPNDPEYNSDSRTKPEEVVDHPVRKSREGTRSREESELKQFGGGGDGSGSSSNEKRQGKSSQNNSYDNKSPLHKNSYDGGAARSKPKPNLRPDESPEKVTVVPKFGDWDENNPASADGYTHIFNKVREERSTGANNVSGSSRTPTHASSRKSPSSSSKCCCFGFGGK; from the exons Atggca GAGCGTTCGAATGTTCCAAAGTTTGGGAACTGGGAAGGAGAGGAGAATGTTCCTTACACGGCTTACTTTGAGAAAGCGCGTAAAGGACGCGCCGCCCCAGGGAGTAGAGTAACGAACCCGAACGACCCGGAGTATAACTCGGATTCGAGGACCAAACCTGAGGAAGTTGTTGACCACCCGGTTAGAAAGTCGCGCGAAGGGACGAGAAGCCGAGAAGAGAGCGAGCTGAAGCagtttggtggtggtggtgatggtaGTGGGAGTTCATCAAACGAGAAAAGACAAGGAAAGTCTTCTCAGAACAATAGCTACGATAATAAGTCCCCATTGCATAAGAACTCATATGATGGCGGCGCTGCAAGATCAAAGCCCAAACCAAACCTTAGACCTGACGAAAGC CCTGAAAAAGTGACGGTGGTGCCGAAATTCGGTGATTGGGATGAGAATAATCCGGCGTCAGCTGATGGATATACACACATTTTCAACAAAGTCCGTGAAGAGAGGAGCACTGGAGCTAATAATGTGAGTGGATCTTCCAGAACGCCGACTCACGCCAGCTCCCGTAAAAGCCCTTCTAGCAGTTCCAAA TGTTGCTGCTTTGGCTTTGGAGGAAAATGA